Proteins encoded in a region of the Dreissena polymorpha isolate Duluth1 chromosome 6, UMN_Dpol_1.0, whole genome shotgun sequence genome:
- the LOC127836063 gene encoding 5-hydroxytryptamine receptor 1D-like, with amino-acid sequence MDNTTLVREKNDSNTVENIPIIVYMAIVCSAGIIGNFVALLFYVLRKDKSAATLVLTALSGNDLICSILLLASTAMLVNSMMYTNVAACKIQGFINHVFIMNSMLLLFILALDRYFSFGNTSKWKSLFARRKTVMCNIVCTTGLSICFSIRELVFFDVVPIDFTVAENVTVKGNRCMITSEKRLAKIANAFNIIDFMLILGIMIAMLTLYSLIIRKVSSVGKRRSARINIGTDESQSAEVSEISLKAVKQSPNENTVVVRNRPSTIRQNTFNFRTTLHWSSTIERRLTQMACILTLASVLTFVPYFVVSIVAEFHKELPIWARIVYRSYALNSTMNPCLIGYYNSEFRAFIKTSITCRFLPSLKRK; translated from the coding sequence atggatAATACAACACTGGTTCGagaaaaaaatgattcaaatacCGTTGAAAATATACCAATCATCGTGTATATGGCAATTGTTTGCTCTGCTGGCATCATCGGAAATTTCGTCGCCTTGCTGTTTTACGTTTTAAGGAAAGATAAATCAGCTGCAACTTTAGTGCTCACTGCACTGTCTGGAAACGATTTGATTTGCTCCATACTACTGCTTGCATCAACAGCTATGCTCGTTAATTCGATGATGTACACAAATGTGGCGGCGTGCAAAATTCAAGGCTTCATTAACCACGTCTTTATTATGAATTCCATGCTGTTACTATTCATCTTAGCCCTAGATCGGTACTTCAGTTTCGGCAATACATCAAAATGGAAGTCATTATTTGCAAGAAGGAAAACAGTGATGTGTAACATCGTTTGCACCACAGGACTTTCAATCTGTTTTTCAATACGAGAACTTGTCTTTTTCGATGTTGTGCCCATAGACTTTACTGTAGCCGAGAATGTTACCGTTAAAGGTAACCGTTGTATGATAACTAGTGAAAAGCGTCTCGCAAAAATCGCCAACGCTTTTAATATTATTGACTTTATGTTGATCCTCGGTATTATGATCGCCATGCTGACTCTGTATTCGTTAATCATACGTAAGGTTTCTTCTGTTGGAAAACGTCGTTCAGCGCGAATTAATATTGGAACGGACGAAAGCCAATCGGCCGAAGTTTCGGAAATTTCTTTAAAGGCCGTAAAACAAAGTCCAAATGAAAATACCGTTGTTGTTCGAAATAGACCTTCAACAATTCGACAGAACACTTTTAATTTCAGAACAACTCTTCACTGGAGCTCGACAATTGAACGACGGCTGACGCAGATGGCATGTATTCTTACGTTGGCATCCGTCTTGACTTTTGTCCCTTACTTCGTTGTGTCAATAGTAGCTGAATTTCATAAAGAGCTGCCTATTTGGGCTAGGATTGTATACAGATCTTATGCTTTGAATTCCACCATGAATCCTTGTCTGATAGGATACTACAACTCGGAATTTCGGGCGTTCATTAAAACGAGCATAACTTGCCGtttcttaccaagtttaaaaagaaaataa